The following are encoded in a window of Prochlorococcus marinus str. MIT 1013 genomic DNA:
- the coaE gene encoding dephospho-CoA kinase (Dephospho-CoA kinase (CoaE) performs the final step in coenzyme A biosynthesis.): MIDQQQTNKLCLRWKGKQRRLGITGGIASGKTIIGDFLFQAKQWPILDADVYAHEALRAESQIVKKVLLRYGSKIIQNSSKSDQIINRKALAKIIFQNHIEKKWLEGIIHPFVNKRIEEELEKLKSNSIVILIIPLLFEKNYTGLCSEICYIDCPRDMQLQRLQSRDNLSLEEANQRIDAQWDNALKKHFSDYIITNANNDETWKIQLKKLYNF, encoded by the coding sequence ATGATTGACCAACAACAAACAAACAAACTTTGTCTTAGATGGAAAGGCAAGCAAAGAAGATTAGGTATCACTGGGGGTATTGCCAGTGGAAAAACAATTATTGGAGATTTTCTATTTCAAGCCAAGCAATGGCCTATTTTAGACGCTGACGTATATGCTCATGAAGCATTAAGAGCTGAAAGTCAAATAGTCAAAAAAGTCTTATTAAGATATGGAAGTAAAATAATTCAAAATTCAAGTAAAAGTGATCAAATTATTAATCGCAAAGCATTAGCCAAAATAATTTTTCAAAATCATATTGAAAAAAAATGGCTAGAGGGAATAATACATCCATTCGTAAACAAAAGAATTGAAGAAGAATTAGAAAAATTGAAATCAAATTCTATAGTAATCTTAATTATTCCACTCCTATTTGAAAAAAATTATACAGGTTTATGTAGTGAAATTTGTTACATAGATTGTCCTAGAGACATGCAATTACAACGACTCCAGTCAAGAGATAATTTAAGCCTTGAGGAAGCTAATCAAAGAATTGATGCGCAATGGGACAACGCTTTAAAAAAACATTTTTCAGATTATATTATTACTAATGCTAATAATGATGAGACATGGAAAATACAGTTAAAAAAATTATATAATTTCTAG
- the argJ gene encoding bifunctional glutamate N-acetyltransferase/amino-acid acetyltransferase ArgJ codes for MKNALLNLSLLTSSLWSPISGGITTPDGFLAAGIAAGLKPSGKKDLALLYAPDGACCSGTFTQSVTRAYCVDLCIDRIKASEGKIRAVVINSGHANACTGSRGKIDSEIITNELAQRLGLSNEEVLICSTGLIGEPIPVAKVISHLDHLINSLDKEAYLDAANAILTTDLKVKQIAYQAVLGGRRISIGGMAKGSGMIHPSMATMLSYITCDVGIDYTLWSEMIKRVTESSFNAITVDGDTSTNDTFLAFSSGPKLDPRYLSTLEEGLHLTAQYLAKAIARDGEGANCLIEIQVEGAPSDLEAHVIARTIASSSLVKTAVHGLDPNWGRIIAALGRAGISFNFNDVQLWIGPYQIFSNGTPLEFDRQIVSNFMQARIKGKYLIDDLISIKLRIGRGRGSATAWGCDLSDQYVRINADYTT; via the coding sequence GTGAAAAATGCTCTTCTGAATTTGAGTCTTTTGACATCTTCTCTATGGTCTCCAATATCTGGTGGTATTACTACCCCTGATGGTTTTTTAGCAGCGGGCATTGCCGCAGGATTGAAGCCTTCTGGGAAGAAAGATCTTGCTTTGTTATATGCACCTGATGGTGCTTGTTGCAGTGGGACATTTACTCAATCAGTCACTCGTGCTTATTGTGTGGATCTATGTATTGATCGAATCAAGGCATCTGAGGGAAAAATACGTGCCGTAGTTATCAACTCTGGACACGCAAATGCTTGTACAGGTAGTCGAGGCAAAATTGATAGTGAAATTATTACAAACGAGCTTGCTCAACGCTTGGGATTATCTAATGAAGAAGTTTTGATATGTTCCACCGGTTTAATTGGTGAGCCAATACCTGTTGCAAAGGTTATTAGTCACTTGGATCACCTTATAAATAGTTTAGATAAGGAGGCATATTTGGATGCGGCAAATGCAATTTTGACAACCGATCTTAAAGTAAAGCAAATTGCGTATCAAGCAGTTTTAGGAGGAAGACGAATATCTATTGGAGGAATGGCTAAAGGCTCAGGCATGATTCATCCTTCAATGGCAACAATGTTGAGCTACATTACGTGTGATGTAGGCATAGATTATACTTTGTGGTCGGAGATGATAAAGCGAGTTACAGAATCATCTTTTAACGCCATTACAGTTGATGGAGATACGAGTACAAATGATACTTTTTTAGCGTTTTCTTCCGGACCAAAATTAGATCCAAGATATTTATCAACCCTTGAAGAGGGACTACATTTAACAGCTCAATACCTTGCTAAAGCAATTGCAAGAGACGGAGAAGGTGCTAATTGCTTGATTGAAATACAAGTTGAGGGTGCTCCAAGTGACTTAGAGGCTCATGTGATAGCTCGCACAATAGCTTCATCCTCTTTGGTTAAAACGGCAGTTCATGGTCTCGATCCTAATTGGGGACGAATTATTGCTGCACTTGGTCGTGCAGGTATTTCTTTTAATTTTAATGATGTTCAACTATGGATTGGACCTTATCAAATATTTTCTAATGGAACACCTCTGGAATTTGATAGACAAATAGTTAGCAACTTTATGCAAGCAAGGATAAAAGGGAAATATTTAATCGACGATCTTATAAGTATTAAATTAAGGATAGGGAGGGGAAGAGGTTCGGCTACTGCTTGGGGCTGTGATTTGTCTGATCAATATGTTCGAATTAATGCCGATTATACTACGTAG
- the thiO gene encoding glycine oxidase ThiO → MGVLNEKPLLILGGGLMGLAIAHELAQKGKRVEILSRSRSEAAGFVAAGMLAPHAEGLQGNLLNLGQSSLQSHPSWIESIETNSKMSCGLKTCGIVVPFERIKDCESYPTYKFGEKLNRNELLQEVPGLSEKWKLGLLFRQDGQIDNRRLLMRALEKACVELGVHFQEGVEVIEIMKDSNKFNGVKIKDINGNINHLKSEEAVLCCGAWSKQIFKTLPIFPVKGQMLSIQGPKQILKRIIFGPGIYLVPRDDGLIIVGATSEREAGFHKGLTPKGQSELQKGIQSLIPELNQLPHMERWWGFRPCTPDEGPLLGMSSINGLWLATGHHRNGVLLAAITAELIGKSICSTTLSNEESSFLSQFRWDRF, encoded by the coding sequence ATGGGTGTCTTAAATGAAAAACCATTGTTAATCCTCGGAGGAGGATTAATGGGTCTTGCAATCGCCCATGAACTTGCTCAAAAAGGGAAACGCGTAGAAATTTTAAGTAGAAGCAGAAGTGAAGCAGCAGGTTTTGTTGCTGCAGGAATGCTAGCCCCCCACGCTGAAGGGCTTCAAGGCAATCTATTAAATCTTGGTCAAAGTAGTCTTCAAAGCCACCCGAGTTGGATAGAAAGCATTGAGACCAATAGCAAAATGTCATGTGGTCTGAAAACTTGTGGGATTGTTGTTCCATTTGAAAGAATCAAAGACTGTGAGTCCTACCCAACATATAAATTTGGTGAAAAGCTAAACAGGAATGAGCTACTTCAAGAAGTTCCAGGACTGTCAGAAAAATGGAAATTAGGTTTACTTTTTAGGCAAGACGGTCAAATCGACAATCGAAGACTATTAATGAGAGCACTTGAAAAAGCTTGTGTTGAATTAGGTGTTCACTTTCAAGAAGGAGTTGAAGTGATTGAAATAATGAAAGATTCAAATAAATTTAATGGAGTCAAAATTAAAGACATTAATGGAAATATAAATCATTTAAAAAGCGAAGAGGCAGTTCTCTGCTGCGGAGCCTGGAGCAAACAAATTTTCAAAACACTCCCTATTTTTCCTGTTAAAGGCCAGATGTTATCTATTCAGGGACCTAAACAGATTCTAAAAAGAATTATTTTTGGCCCTGGCATTTACTTAGTTCCAAGAGATGACGGTCTGATAATCGTAGGGGCAACTAGTGAGCGTGAGGCAGGCTTCCATAAAGGACTTACTCCAAAAGGACAAAGCGAGCTACAAAAAGGAATTCAATCTCTTATTCCTGAACTTAATCAACTACCTCATATGGAGAGATGGTGGGGTTTTCGTCCATGCACACCCGACGAAGGACCTTTACTTGGAATGTCATCAATTAATGGGCTCTGGCTTGCTACTGGGCATCATCGCAATGGAGTTCTATTGGCGGCAATAACTGCAGAATTAATTGGAAAATCAATTTGCTCGACCACTTTAAGTAATGAGGAAAGTAGTTTTTTGTCCCAATTCAGATGGGATAGATTTTAA
- the gatB gene encoding Asp-tRNA(Asn)/Glu-tRNA(Gln) amidotransferase subunit GatB codes for MSESNVSWEVVIGLETHVQLGTKSKIFTSASTNFGDDPNTHIDPVVCGLPGTLPVLNKKVLEYAVKAAMALNLNIASHSKFDRKQYFYPDLPKNYQISQFDEPIAEDGWIEVEVAEKGKETYIKKIGIERLHMEEDAGKLVHAGSDQLSGSTHSLVDYNRAGVALAEIVSKPDLRTGREAAEYAAEIRRIMRYLGVSDGNMQEGSLRCDVNISVRPTVDDPFGTKVEIKNMNSFSAIQKACEYEIKRQIKAYESGEEVKQETRLWDEAKQLTKSMRSKEGSSDYRYFPDPDLGPIEVSHDLKEKWRSELPELPAAKRNRYASELGLSIYDARVLTDESSMAIYFEKVVAEGGAAKTSANWITGDIAAFIKSNRLSFDQLSFKPNELAEMLKMIDLGEISGKIAKEILPELLSKGGSPKQLVKERGLGMIGDPKVIEEIIDKLILNHPSEVESFRAGKTKLLGFFVGQLMKETKGKADPKLANQILNKKLLG; via the coding sequence ATGTCAGAATCAAATGTTTCTTGGGAAGTTGTAATCGGATTAGAGACCCATGTTCAGTTGGGGACTAAGAGCAAAATATTTACTAGCGCATCAACCAACTTTGGTGACGATCCAAATACTCATATCGATCCAGTGGTATGTGGATTGCCAGGCACTTTGCCAGTTCTAAATAAAAAGGTTCTGGAATATGCAGTTAAAGCAGCGATGGCTTTAAATTTAAATATTGCCTCTCATAGTAAATTTGATAGAAAGCAATATTTTTATCCAGACTTACCAAAAAATTATCAAATATCTCAATTTGATGAACCTATTGCAGAAGATGGTTGGATAGAGGTAGAAGTAGCTGAAAAAGGCAAAGAAACTTATATCAAAAAAATAGGTATTGAACGATTACATATGGAGGAGGATGCTGGAAAACTTGTTCATGCAGGTAGTGATCAATTGTCAGGCTCCACCCATTCTTTGGTTGATTACAACAGAGCAGGGGTAGCACTTGCTGAAATAGTTAGTAAACCTGATTTAAGAACAGGTAGAGAGGCTGCGGAGTACGCAGCTGAAATTAGAAGAATAATGCGTTATTTGGGAGTATCTGATGGGAATATGCAAGAGGGATCTTTGCGATGTGATGTAAATATTTCAGTTAGACCAACTGTTGATGATCCATTTGGTACAAAAGTAGAAATAAAAAATATGAATTCATTTTCAGCTATTCAGAAAGCTTGTGAATATGAAATTAAGCGGCAAATTAAAGCTTATGAATCTGGAGAAGAAGTAAAACAAGAAACGAGGTTATGGGATGAAGCTAAGCAACTTACTAAAAGCATGAGATCAAAAGAAGGTAGTAGTGATTATCGTTATTTTCCTGATCCTGATTTAGGTCCGATTGAAGTAAGTCATGATTTAAAAGAAAAATGGCGCTCAGAATTACCAGAATTGCCAGCCGCAAAAAGAAATAGATACGCATCAGAACTTGGCCTTTCTATTTATGATGCAAGAGTTTTAACTGACGAATCTTCAATGGCTATATATTTTGAAAAAGTTGTTGCTGAAGGTGGAGCAGCAAAAACTTCAGCAAATTGGATAACTGGAGATATAGCAGCATTTATTAAATCTAATAGATTATCATTTGATCAATTATCTTTTAAGCCAAATGAATTAGCAGAAATGTTGAAAATGATTGACTTAGGAGAAATAAGTGGAAAAATTGCTAAAGAAATATTGCCTGAACTTTTAAGTAAGGGTGGTTCTCCAAAGCAATTAGTCAAAGAACGTGGTTTAGGTATGATTGGTGATCCTAAAGTTATTGAGGAAATTATTGATAAATTGATCCTTAATCATCCTAGTGAGGTTGAATCTTTTAGAGCAGGGAAGACGAAATTGTTAGGTTTTTTTGTGGGTCAATTAATGAAGGAAACAAAAGGGAAAGCGGATCCAAAACTTGCTAATCAAATATTAAATAAAAAGTTACTAGGCTAG
- a CDS encoding CHAT domain-containing protein, translating to MIPISVSHIPYVIANEVILASQKDDLNLLQKFFNSGFEKQESGDHEGAIEDYSKALEIDPKYVLVWWGRGLSKNQLGDYQGAIDDYSKALEIDPKYVWAWSSRGGSKAQIGDHEGAINDYSKALEIDPQYLLAWSSRGYSKNQLEDYEGAIDDYSKALEIDPQYLLAWWGLGTSKYQLEDYEGAINDYSKVLEIDPKNVLVWERRGKSKEQLEDYEGAINDYSQALDIDPQYVFAWSNRGYSKYQLEDYEGAIDDYSKALDIDPDYVFAWFSRGNSKGQLGDYEGAIEDYSKALEIEPQYVFAWSGRGSSKSSLGDHEGAINDYSKALEIDPDYVYAWSGRGSSKSSLGDHEGAINDYSKALEIDPDYVYAWSGRGSSKSSLGDHEGAINDYSKALEIDPDYVYAWLRRGDNKRVLDDKEGALSDYEQVINLGGSREEILVAIESSISLYLERSEFTKIPNLVSKAKTLLKYNKAEKGIANARFNYLEALYYSSSGDNTKVIQLLEENQAIFSALNLIEEDPSELLSRNLLIVTYMQQDQYKKAKSLIQRGTSEGELYSSFIALQEGDLKKAERILKRLNNVYKQKSINNKADPTILSTLGLAYWWQGENKKAQPYIEEGLELYKEYYGENNPILIQPLLNIAMVHFKNEEYEEADDYLRKSLRLQFKEIQEKAFYLPISKRQDFVKRLGISYAAIFSASDIHPIGKDLAFFARINRHGLLEEIEREQSKLSSLKGSQRKLLGKIKAITNTISSNQIKDQMLINKLISEKESLEIELYRTINKRQSRIVEVSDIANVLSKDSVLIEFQKYRPFKFDQPRDALEVKNWGKPLYQALILKPNGEIHSINLGFAKSIDIKIQEALQASEEIQVNAQALWAEVGDLVIEPLANVIGNIETLFISPDGELNRIPFAALSSSKNNKLLGEEVNLRLLTTGRELLDLQEEYNLTNQTSLVVANPSFNLISDLSNDEISDETILASQKRSGDLGSSTWDSLPGTVQEGQSIAQLTNGRLLMKSQATVLAVQESYSPKILHIASHSYFLMNDKNKDENITSMFIGQTSSNQFSVNENSLLRSGIVLAGANQPDLNPQDDGYLTALEVTKLDWQGTELAVISGCESGQGDIQSGEGVYGLKRAIAVAGARSSLLSLWEVDDRATASFMTSFYQKLKDGEGRADALANTQKEFRNHSIPGYRHPYVWAAFQLSGDWRPILW from the coding sequence GTGATCCCTATATCAGTTAGTCATATACCTTATGTAATTGCTAATGAGGTAATACTTGCAAGTCAAAAAGATGATCTAAATCTTTTACAAAAATTCTTTAATAGTGGTTTCGAAAAGCAAGAATCAGGAGATCATGAAGGAGCAATTGAAGATTACTCCAAAGCTCTAGAAATTGATCCTAAATATGTGTTGGTATGGTGGGGGCGAGGACTTAGCAAAAATCAGCTAGGAGATTATCAAGGAGCTATTGACGATTATTCTAAAGCTCTAGAAATTGACCCTAAATATGTATGGGCATGGTCAAGCAGAGGAGGTAGCAAGGCTCAGATAGGAGATCATGAAGGAGCAATTAACGACTACTCCAAAGCTCTAGAAATTGATCCTCAATATTTACTGGCATGGTCAAGTCGAGGGTATAGCAAGAATCAGCTAGAAGATTACGAAGGAGCGATTGATGATTATTCCAAAGCCCTAGAAATTGATCCTCAATATTTACTGGCATGGTGGGGTCTAGGGACTAGCAAGTATCAGCTAGAAGATTACGAAGGAGCGATTAACGATTACTCCAAAGTTTTAGAAATTGACCCTAAAAATGTATTGGTATGGGAGCGGCGAGGGAAAAGCAAGGAGCAGCTAGAAGATTATGAAGGAGCAATTAACGACTACTCCCAAGCCCTGGACATTGATCCTCAATATGTATTTGCATGGTCAAATCGAGGCTATAGCAAGTATCAGCTAGAAGATTACGAAGGAGCGATTGATGATTATTCCAAAGCCCTGGACATTGATCCTGATTATGTTTTTGCATGGTTTAGTCGAGGGAATAGCAAGGGTCAGCTAGGAGATTATGAAGGAGCAATTGAAGATTACTCCAAAGCTCTAGAAATTGAACCTCAATATGTATTTGCATGGTCCGGCCGAGGAAGTAGCAAGAGTTCGCTAGGAGATCATGAAGGAGCGATTAACGACTACTCTAAAGCCCTCGAAATTGATCCTGATTATGTTTATGCATGGTCCGGCCGAGGAAGTAGCAAGAGTTCGCTAGGAGATCATGAAGGAGCGATTAACGACTACTCTAAAGCCCTCGAAATTGATCCTGATTATGTTTATGCATGGTCCGGCCGAGGAAGTAGCAAGAGTTCGCTAGGAGATCATGAAGGAGCGATTAACGACTACTCTAAAGCCCTCGAAATTGATCCTGATTATGTTTATGCATGGTTAAGACGAGGAGATAACAAACGGGTGTTAGATGATAAAGAAGGAGCTCTCAGTGATTATGAGCAAGTAATTAATTTGGGTGGTTCCAGAGAAGAGATTTTAGTTGCTATTGAAAGTTCTATTTCTTTGTATCTTGAGAGATCTGAATTTACTAAAATTCCTAATTTAGTATCAAAGGCTAAAACACTTCTTAAATACAATAAAGCAGAAAAAGGAATTGCTAACGCAAGATTTAATTACCTTGAAGCTTTATATTACTCGAGTAGTGGAGATAATACAAAAGTTATCCAATTACTTGAAGAAAATCAAGCTATTTTCTCTGCATTAAATCTCATTGAAGAGGATCCTTCTGAATTACTTTCCAGGAATCTTTTAATTGTTACTTATATGCAACAAGATCAATATAAAAAAGCAAAATCTTTGATTCAGCGAGGAACATCAGAAGGTGAACTTTATTCTTCATTTATTGCTTTGCAAGAAGGCGATCTCAAAAAAGCAGAGAGAATATTAAAACGATTAAATAATGTTTATAAGCAGAAATCAATAAATAATAAAGCAGATCCAACTATTTTATCAACATTAGGTTTGGCATATTGGTGGCAGGGAGAAAATAAGAAAGCTCAACCATATATAGAAGAGGGGCTAGAACTTTATAAAGAATATTATGGTGAAAATAATCCTATTTTAATACAACCGTTACTTAACATTGCCATGGTTCATTTTAAGAATGAAGAATATGAAGAAGCTGATGATTATTTGAGAAAAAGCTTAAGACTGCAATTTAAGGAAATTCAAGAAAAAGCATTTTATTTACCTATATCTAAGAGACAAGATTTTGTTAAAAGACTGGGTATTTCATATGCTGCTATTTTCTCGGCATCTGATATTCATCCAATAGGAAAAGATTTGGCGTTCTTTGCTCGTATTAATCGTCATGGATTATTGGAAGAAATTGAACGAGAGCAAAGTAAATTATCTTCTTTAAAAGGATCTCAACGTAAGTTACTTGGAAAAATTAAAGCAATTACCAATACTATTTCATCTAATCAAATCAAAGATCAGATGTTGATAAATAAACTTATCTCAGAAAAGGAATCATTGGAGATAGAGCTTTATAGAACAATAAACAAAAGACAATCACGTATTGTTGAAGTGTCTGATATTGCAAATGTTCTATCTAAAGATTCAGTTCTTATAGAATTTCAAAAATATAGACCTTTTAAGTTTGATCAGCCAAGAGATGCATTGGAGGTTAAAAATTGGGGTAAACCTCTTTATCAAGCATTAATTCTTAAGCCCAATGGAGAAATTCATAGTATTAATCTTGGATTTGCAAAATCGATCGACATAAAGATTCAGGAAGCATTACAAGCTTCAGAAGAGATACAAGTGAATGCACAAGCTTTATGGGCTGAGGTAGGTGATTTGGTTATAGAACCCTTAGCCAATGTGATTGGGAATATCGAAACTTTATTTATTTCACCAGATGGTGAGCTTAATAGAATCCCATTTGCGGCATTAAGTTCATCTAAGAATAATAAACTACTAGGAGAAGAAGTTAATTTACGTTTATTAACTACTGGGCGTGAGTTATTAGATCTTCAAGAAGAATATAATCTAACCAATCAAACATCTCTTGTTGTAGCGAATCCATCCTTTAATTTGATTAGTGATTTATCTAATGATGAGATATCTGATGAAACTATTTTGGCTTCTCAAAAACGTTCTGGAGATTTAGGTTCATCAACATGGGATTCTTTGCCAGGCACAGTTCAAGAGGGACAAAGTATTGCTCAACTAACGAATGGTCGATTATTGATGAAATCTCAAGCTACTGTCTTAGCAGTACAAGAAAGTTACTCTCCAAAGATTTTACATATCGCCAGTCATTCTTATTTTTTAATGAATGATAAAAATAAAGATGAGAATATTACTTCTATGTTTATTGGACAAACTAGTTCTAATCAATTCTCCGTGAACGAAAACTCATTGTTGAGAAGTGGCATAGTTTTAGCTGGTGCTAATCAACCAGATTTAAATCCTCAAGATGATGGATACTTAACTGCACTAGAAGTCACCAAGCTTGATTGGCAAGGTACAGAATTAGCGGTGATATCTGGTTGTGAATCTGGACAAGGTGATATTCAATCTGGAGAAGGTGTATATGGACTCAAGCGTGCTATAGCAGTCGCAGGTGCAAGATCAAGTTTGTTGTCGTTATGGGAAGTAGATGATCGTGCAACGGCTTCTTTTATGACCAGTTTTTATCAGAAACTAAAAGATGGAGAAGGTAGAGCAGACGCATTAGCTAATACTCAAAAAGAATTTAGAAATCACTCTATTCCTGGTTATCGACATCCATATGTTTGGGCTGCATTCCAATTAAGTGGAGATTGGAGACCGATTCTGTGGTGA
- the ndk gene encoding nucleoside-diphosphate kinase has product MTLERTFVAIKPDGVQRGLIAEILGRFETKGFKLVGLKQLTPSKELAEKHYGVHKDRPFFSGLVDFITSGPVVAMVWEGEGVIASARKLIGATKPLEAEPGTIRGDLAVNIGRNVIHGSDGSDTAAFEIDLWFQENELVDWTPSDQSWRVE; this is encoded by the coding sequence ATGACTTTGGAAAGAACCTTTGTTGCTATCAAGCCAGATGGTGTGCAAAGAGGTTTAATTGCTGAGATTCTTGGTCGTTTTGAAACGAAAGGATTTAAATTAGTAGGTCTAAAGCAACTAACCCCAAGCAAAGAACTTGCTGAAAAACACTACGGTGTTCACAAAGATCGTCCTTTCTTTTCAGGTTTAGTTGATTTCATAACAAGTGGGCCTGTTGTCGCGATGGTTTGGGAGGGTGAAGGTGTTATTGCAAGTGCAAGAAAATTGATTGGAGCAACAAAGCCTCTTGAGGCTGAACCGGGAACTATTAGAGGTGATTTAGCTGTGAACATTGGTCGTAATGTCATTCATGGTTCTGATGGTTCTGACACAGCAGCTTTTGAAATCGATCTATGGTTTCAGGAAAATGAACTTGTTGATTGGACACCATCAGATCAATCATGGAGAGTTGAATAA
- the speA gene encoding biosynthetic arginine decarboxylase — MTVKNTNQSLYWTVQNSSDLYGIDRWGKGYFTINEKGNISICPNGSKNKSHDLMELLDELESRKLKFPLLIRFDDILEDCLKNLHKAFEKAINDYQYQGKYQGVFPIKCNQQRHVVEELITCGSKWNFGLEAGSKPELLIALSSLEDPKALLICNGYKDKRYIETAILARQLGRQPIVVIEQASDVDLIIKSSNLLGASPLIGIRAKLSSQSSGRWRSSIGDKSKFGLSIPEILKAIKRLKEANLLNELKLLHFHLGSQINDIGVLKDALQEAGQIYAELINLGAPMGYLDVGGGLGIDYDGSQTASIASTNYSLQNYANDVVATIKECCESKKIPLPTLITESGRAIASHFSILIFNILGKNSLPSDIPKEDEKECLSVRNLRETLVHLNALELKQEEDLAKLQEAWNDSLKFKADALAAFRLGYIDLVERAKAEQLTWACAKTIVNQLPKNILLPKELKKLSESLAVTYYANLSVFRSAPDTWAIDQVFPIMPIHRLNKEPKKLGHFADLTCDSDGKLDQFIDNGKIKNLLPLHEFNQDEKYLIGLFLGGAYQEVMGNLHNLFGSTNAVHIRFSEKGKYKVEHVIRGNTKSNVLEYLEHDPELLLERLRKSSELAIQGGHLKIHDAQKLIEHVEASLRQSTYLQS, encoded by the coding sequence ATGACTGTGAAAAATACTAATCAATCTCTCTATTGGACTGTCCAAAACAGCTCAGACCTCTATGGGATTGATCGATGGGGAAAGGGTTATTTCACAATCAATGAAAAAGGGAATATTAGTATTTGTCCTAACGGTTCCAAAAATAAATCTCATGATTTGATGGAACTCTTAGATGAACTCGAAAGTCGAAAACTAAAATTTCCTCTGTTAATAAGATTTGATGATATTCTCGAAGACTGCTTAAAAAACTTACATAAAGCTTTTGAAAAAGCAATTAATGACTATCAATATCAAGGAAAATACCAAGGTGTATTCCCAATCAAATGTAATCAACAGCGTCACGTAGTTGAAGAATTAATCACCTGTGGTTCCAAATGGAATTTTGGCTTAGAAGCTGGAAGCAAACCAGAGTTACTAATTGCTTTATCAAGCTTAGAAGATCCTAAAGCTTTACTCATATGTAATGGCTATAAAGATAAACGTTATATTGAAACAGCTATTTTAGCACGTCAGCTTGGACGTCAACCTATAGTAGTTATAGAACAAGCGAGTGATGTTGATCTTATAATCAAATCTAGTAATTTACTGGGAGCATCTCCACTCATAGGAATACGAGCGAAACTATCAAGTCAAAGCAGTGGAAGATGGAGAAGCTCGATTGGTGACAAGTCGAAATTTGGACTTTCAATTCCAGAAATTTTGAAAGCAATCAAAAGGTTAAAAGAAGCAAATCTTCTCAATGAATTAAAGCTTTTACATTTTCATCTAGGGAGTCAAATTAACGATATAGGTGTTTTAAAAGATGCCTTACAAGAAGCAGGACAAATTTATGCCGAATTAATTAATCTTGGGGCACCTATGGGATACTTAGATGTTGGAGGTGGTTTAGGAATTGATTACGATGGAAGTCAAACTGCCTCAATAGCATCTACTAACTATTCGCTTCAAAATTATGCAAATGATGTAGTAGCAACAATTAAAGAATGTTGTGAATCAAAAAAGATACCATTACCCACTTTAATTACAGAGAGTGGAAGAGCTATTGCTAGTCACTTTTCAATCTTAATCTTCAATATTTTAGGCAAAAATTCGTTGCCTTCTGACATTCCTAAAGAAGATGAAAAAGAATGTCTCTCTGTAAGAAATTTACGTGAAACATTAGTCCATCTAAATGCTCTAGAACTTAAGCAAGAAGAAGATTTAGCCAAACTACAAGAAGCATGGAATGATTCTCTTAAATTTAAAGCAGATGCACTAGCGGCTTTTCGACTCGGTTATATAGATTTAGTTGAACGTGCAAAAGCTGAGCAGTTGACATGGGCCTGTGCAAAAACAATAGTTAATCAGTTACCAAAAAATATACTTCTACCTAAAGAACTAAAGAAATTAAGTGAAAGCTTAGCCGTAACGTATTACGCAAATCTTTCCGTATTTAGATCGGCTCCAGACACTTGGGCCATTGATCAAGTTTTTCCAATTATGCCAATCCATCGGCTTAACAAAGAACCGAAGAAACTCGGTCACTTTGCAGATTTAACATGCGATTCAGATGGAAAGCTTGACCAATTTATTGATAATGGAAAAATTAAAAATTTGCTACCTCTTCATGAATTTAATCAAGACGAAAAATATCTAATTGGTCTTTTCTTAGGTGGCGCCTATCAAGAAGTAATGGGAAATCTACATAATTTATTTGGGAGTACTAATGCAGTCCATATAAGATTTTCAGAAAAAGGGAAATATAAAGTTGAGCATGTCATTCGTGGGAATACAAAATCAAATGTTCTTGAATATTTGGAACATGATCCAGAATTATTATTAGAGCGATTACGAAAATCAAGCGAATTAGCTATTCAAGGCGGGCATCTAAAAATCCATGATGCGCAAAAACTAATAGAGCATGTAGAAGCCAGCCTCCGCCAAAGCACTTACCTACAGAGCTAA